CGCCGGCACCACCCAGGTCGGCCAGCTGACGGCCTTCCTGTCCTACCTCGCCCAGATCCTCATGTCGGTGATGATGGCGACCTTCATGCTGATGATGGTGCCCCGCTCGGCGGTCTGCGCCGACCGCATCACCGAGGTGCTCGAGACCGAGTCCAGCGTGCCCGAGATCGCGGGCGAGCCGTTGGCCGTGGCCGGCGAGGGCGTGCTCGAGCTCGACCACGTCTCGTTCTCCTACCCCGGCGCCGAGGTGCCCGTCCTCCGCGACGTCTCACTGACCGCCAGGCCGGGCCGCACGGTCGCCGTGATCGGCTCCACCGGTGCGGGCAAGTCGACGCTGGTCAACCTCGTCCCCCGTCTCTTCGACGTGACCGCCGGCGCGGTGCGGGTCGACGGCGTCGACGTACGCCGGCTCGCGCCCGAGGTGCTCTGGCGCACGGTGGGCCTCGTCCCCCAGAAGGCGTTCCTGTTCTCCGGCACGGTGGGCAGCAACATCCGGCACGGCAAGCAGGACGCCACCGACGAGGAGGTCTGGGAGGCGCTGCGCATCGCCCAGGCCGACGACTTCGTCGAGCGGATGGGTGGGCTCGACGCGGCGGTCGCGCAGGGCGGGACCAACGTGTCCGGCGGCCAGCGGCAGCGCCTGGCGATCGCGCGAGCACTGGTCGGCCGGCCCTCGATCTACCTCTTCGACGACTGCTTCTCGGCCCTCGACGTGGGGACGGAGGCGAGGCTCAGAGCGGCCCTTCGGCCCCTGGCCGCGGACGCCACGGTCGTCGTCGTGGCGCAGCGGGTCTCGAGCATCCGCGAGGCCGACGAGATCGTGGTGCTCGACGACGGCGAGGTGGTCGGGCGCGGGCGCCACGACGAGCTGCTCGAGACCTGCGAGACCTACCAGGAGATCGTCGCCTCCCAGGCGAGCGCGGAGGAGGCGGCGTGACCAAGGAACACACTTCTCCTCAGACTGACAAGAAAACGCTCAAGGTCACCGAGCGTGCCGTCGGCGGCCCGATGCCCGGCCGCCCGGGCGGCGGCATGGTGGGCCAGAAGGCGCACGACTTCAAGCCGTCCGCCCGTCGCGTCCTGGGGCTCATGCGGCCCGAGCGCGCGCTCGTGGTGCTGGTGGTGGTGCTGGCCGCGGGCGCAGCGACGCTCAACGCCCTCGGCCCCAAGATCCTGGGCCGGGCCACCGACCTGATCTTCGAGGGCGTCGTCGGTCGGAGGCTCCCTGCGGGCGCGACCCAGGACCAGGTCGTCGAGGGGCTGCGCAGGCAGGGGGACGAGCAGCAGGCCGACCTCCTCTCCGGCATGCAGCACCTCGTGCCCGGGCAGGGCGTCGACTTCGCTGCCGTCCGCGAGGTCCTGCTGCTCGTCGTGGGCCTCTACGTGCTCTACGCGCTGGTGGCGTTCGCGCAGGGCTACCTGATCAACGAGGTCGTCCAGCGCACGATCTACCGTCTGCGCAGCGACGTCGAGGACAAGGTGCACCGGCTCCCGCTGGAGTACTTCGACCGCCAGCCCCGCGGCGAGCTCCTGAGCCGGGTCACCAACGACATCGACAACCTCGCCCAGAGCCTCCAGCAGACGATGAGCCAGCTGCTCAGCTCGCTGCTCATGCTCGTGGCGGTGCTCTCGATGATGTTCTGGATCTCACCGACCCTGGCCCTGGTCGCGCTCGTCTCCGTGCCCGTGTCGGTGGTGGCGACCTCCCAGGTGATGAAGCGGTCCAAGGACCAGTTCATCAGCCAGTGGCGCACCACCGGACGCCTCAACTCCCACATCGAGGAGTCGTTCTCGGGCCACGCGCTGGTCAAGGTCTTCGGTCGCCGCGACGAGGTGCTGCGCGAGTTCGACGAGCACAACGCCACGCTCTACGACGCCTCCTTCCGGGCGCAGTTCGTCAGCGGGCTGGTGATGCCGATCCTGATGTTCGTCGGCAACCTCAACTACGTCGTGGTCGCGGTGATCGGTGGTCTCAAGGTGGCCGGCGGCTCCATCAGCCTCGGCGACGCCCAGGCGTTCATCCAGTACACCCGCCAGTTCGGCCAGCCGCTCACCCAGATCGCGTCCATGGCCAACCTGCTGCAGTCCGGCGTCGCCTCGGCCGAACGCGTCTTCGAGCTGCTCGACGCCGAGGAGCAGGTGCCCGACCGGGCGGACCCGTCGTCCCTACCGGTCGGCGGGCGCGGCGAGGTGCGGTTCGAGCACGTCGCCTTCTCCTACGACCCGGAGCACCCCCTCATCGACGACCTGTCGCTGGTGGCGCGCCCGGGCGAGACGGTCGCGATCGTGGGGCCGACCGGTGCGGGCAAGACGACGCTGGTCAACCTGGTCATGCGTTTCTACGAGGTGCAGGGCGGCCGCATCACTCTCGACGGCGTCGACGTCGCGAGCCTGCCGCGGTCCGAGCTGCGCAGCCGCATCGGGATGGTCCTGCAGGACACCTGGCTGTTCGGCGGCACGATCCGGGACAACATCGCCTACGGCCGCCCCGGAGCCACCGAGGAGGAGATCCTCGAGGCGGCGCGGGCGACGTTCGTCGACCGGTTCGTGCACTCGCTGCCCGACGGCTACGACACGGTCCTCGACGAGGAGGGCACCAACCTCTCGGCCGGCGAGAAGCAGCTGCTCACGATCGCCCGGGCGTTCCTGGCCGACCCGGCGCTGCTGATCCTCGACGAGGCGACCTCCTCGGTCGACACCCGCACCGAGCTCCTGGTCCAGCACGCGATGGCGTCCCTGCGCCAGGACCGCACCTCGTTCGTGATCGCCCACCGGCTCTCCACGATCCGCGACGCCGACCTCATCCTGGTGATGGAGGACGGGCGCATCGTTGAGCAGGGCACCCACGAGCAGCTGCTCGCCGCCAAGGGCGCCTACGACCGGCTCTACCAGTCGCAGTTCGCCGCAGCGGTCGCCTGAGCGGTCTGCCGCCCAGGCGACCGAGGGGTCAGAACCGCACGCTGTCGGTGTACGACGTGCAGCCGACCCAGCGGGTCCTGCACGCGTTGTCGGCGGTGGTGCTCGGCACCACGACGGTGTAGGCGAGCAGACGGCCGGTCGAGTAGTCGGTCCACGTCACCAGCTGCATGACCCGGTAGAGCTCGCGGCGCTCGAGGTAGGTCGGAGGGCTCCAGGTCCACTCAGGGAACCCGGCCCACTGGCTGCCCCCGGCGTAGCGGCTGACCTCACGCGCCGCGATCGTGGTCCAGCGTGAGTAGTCCCAGCGCTGCACCATCGACCGCACGGTGACCGTCTGCCAGCCGCTCGAGGAGGGGCTCGGGGCCACGGAGAGCCCCCCGGCCGTGAAGTGCTTGGAGTAGGAGTAGTAGCCGTTGGCCATCTGCCTCGCGAGGTCCGAGGCGGCGAGGCGGGGACCCTGGAGGCTGATGCTGCCCAGCCGGCCCGACGAGGCGGACAGGTAGGCAGCGTCGGCCCGCGCGGGGAGCAGGGCCGTGAGGATCGCGAGGGCGAGGGCGAGGATCGCGAGCGCGACGACGTGGGCCGGGCGGGCCGGGCGGGCCCGGCGGGCCCGGCGGGTCAGTGCGGTGGTCATGGGCGAGTTCCTCTCGTCGGGGCCCGGCGGGCCCGGTGAGAGGAGAGTTCGGGAGGTGGGTTAGCGGTCGCTTAGCGCCACACGTCCGGCGTACGAGCGGAGAATTGGACGACCCGCAGGCGTTGGTCTTCCCCCGGTCGGACTTGTCGGGGCGCCTGCGGGTCGGGTGGCTGCCGTTGGATTCACCAGCCGCGCGGCCGACGCGCGGTCGAGCCGGCTGGTCGGTGCGCTGCTAGCGGGCAGCCACCTCACGTGTCCGATAAGAACTCATTCTCTGGACCACCTCCTTCCTCGTGTGCGACCACGATAGGTCGGCCCGGCAAGGCCGGACAACGACATTTCGACGGCCCGGACGACCACATCTGAGACGGTCGCGACACACACAGCGACCGGTGGTCCGTTTGATTCGGTGTGGTGTGGGTCACCATGGGGCCATGGCACGACGAGCGCTGTTCACGCGCCGCTACCGCCCCTCGGGAAGCCGCCGCACCGGTCACGGTGAGCCACTGCTCCTCATCCACCCCTT
This genomic window from Nocardioides marmoribigeumensis contains:
- a CDS encoding ABC transporter ATP-binding protein gives rise to the protein MNLVRLARDFLAPYRSAVTAIVLLQLVNVVGMLYLPSLNADIIDKGVVTGNTGYIVRTGGWMLLISLASIVAAASAVWFGARTGMGVGRDLRTALFRRVESFSTREVEHFGAPSLITRTTNDVQQVQMLVVMGLNMFVSAPIMLVGGVLMAMREDLGLSWIVAVLLPTLILALGFIASRMVPSFRAMQERIDQVNRVLREQITGIRVVRAFVREPYERERFARDNQDLTDVSMRAGRWFAAMFPTVFTILNLSMVAVLWFGGHRVDAGTTQVGQLTAFLSYLAQILMSVMMATFMLMMVPRSAVCADRITEVLETESSVPEIAGEPLAVAGEGVLELDHVSFSYPGAEVPVLRDVSLTARPGRTVAVIGSTGAGKSTLVNLVPRLFDVTAGAVRVDGVDVRRLAPEVLWRTVGLVPQKAFLFSGTVGSNIRHGKQDATDEEVWEALRIAQADDFVERMGGLDAAVAQGGTNVSGGQRQRLAIARALVGRPSIYLFDDCFSALDVGTEARLRAALRPLAADATVVVVAQRVSSIREADEIVVLDDGEVVGRGRHDELLETCETYQEIVASQASAEEAA
- a CDS encoding ABC transporter ATP-binding protein, producing MPGRPGGGMVGQKAHDFKPSARRVLGLMRPERALVVLVVVLAAGAATLNALGPKILGRATDLIFEGVVGRRLPAGATQDQVVEGLRRQGDEQQADLLSGMQHLVPGQGVDFAAVREVLLLVVGLYVLYALVAFAQGYLINEVVQRTIYRLRSDVEDKVHRLPLEYFDRQPRGELLSRVTNDIDNLAQSLQQTMSQLLSSLLMLVAVLSMMFWISPTLALVALVSVPVSVVATSQVMKRSKDQFISQWRTTGRLNSHIEESFSGHALVKVFGRRDEVLREFDEHNATLYDASFRAQFVSGLVMPILMFVGNLNYVVVAVIGGLKVAGGSISLGDAQAFIQYTRQFGQPLTQIASMANLLQSGVASAERVFELLDAEEQVPDRADPSSLPVGGRGEVRFEHVAFSYDPEHPLIDDLSLVARPGETVAIVGPTGAGKTTLVNLVMRFYEVQGGRITLDGVDVASLPRSELRSRIGMVLQDTWLFGGTIRDNIAYGRPGATEEEILEAARATFVDRFVHSLPDGYDTVLDEEGTNLSAGEKQLLTIARAFLADPALLILDEATSSVDTRTELLVQHAMASLRQDRTSFVIAHRLSTIRDADLILVMEDGRIVEQGTHEQLLAAKGAYDRLYQSQFAAAVA